The Mus caroli unplaced genomic scaffold, CAROLI_EIJ_v1.1 scaffold_17748_1, whole genome shotgun sequence genome includes the window aagagtataggtattaggttttctttaaaggtctgatagaattctccactaaacatATCAGTTCCTGGacttttttgattgggagactattaatgactgcttctatttttttaggggctGTGGcactgtttagatggtttgtcTGATCCtgtttaactttggcacctgctATGTGTCTAGagaattgtccatttcattcagattttccaattttgttgagtataggcttttgtaatagtaTCTGATGctttttcagtttccatggtttcatttgttatgtctccattttcatttctgattttattaatttggatactgtctccgTGCCCTCTAGTTAGCCTCgttaatggtttatctatcttgttgattttctcaaagaaccaacgcctggttttgttgattctttgtatagttctttttgtttctatttgattgatttcagcctgagtttgattatttcctgctgtctagtCCTCGGGTGtacttacttctttttgttctagaactttcagttgtgctgtcaagctgttagtgtaagctctctccagtttctttttggaggcacttagagctatgaatttttctcttaagaCTCTTTGATTTTGTCCCTTAAGTTTTGATatgatgtttcttcattttcattaaattctaaaaattctttaatttctttctatatttcttccttgaccgagTTACCAGTGAGTAGAGCATTgctcagcttccatatgtatgtgtgctttccattgtttttgttggaatttaagaccagctttagtcagtggtgatctgatagggtgcatgggattatttcaatcttcttgtatctgttgaggcctgttttgtgaacaattatatgtCCAATTATGGAAAACGTACCATGAgattctgagaagaaggtatattcttttgcttaagtatgaaatgttctataaatatctgttagatccatttgatttataacttctgtgagtttcactgtctctgtttaggttctgtttccattatttgtctattgctgagagtggggtgttgaagcctcccactattatggtgtggggtacaatgtgtgctttgatctttagtaaactttcttttatgaatgtgggtgccctggcatttggagcatagatgttcagaattgagagttcattttggtagattttaactttgattagtatgaagtgtctctcattatcttttctgataactttaggttgaaatcgatattattcaatattagaaaggctactccagcttgtttcttgtgaccatttgcttgaaaatttgttttccaaccttttactttgaggtaatgtctatctttgtctctgaggtgggtttcctgtatgcagcaaaatgttgggtcctgtttacgtaggCTGCCTGTTAGTctacatctttttattggggaattgtgtccattgatgttaagagatattaaggaaaagtgattgttgcttcctgttatttttgttgttaaaggtggaattatgtttctgtggctattactttcttcctttttctagggtgtagtttccctgcttttgttggtgttttctttctattatcctttgtagggctgtatttgtggaaagatattatgtaaatttggttttgtcatggaatttcttggtttttccatctatggtaaattgagagttttgctgggtatagcaacctgggctggcatttgtattctcttagggtctgtgtgacatctgcccaggatcttctagctttcatagtctctggcatgaagtctggtataattctgataggcctgcctttatatgttacttgacctttttcccttactgcttttaatattctctcattatttagtgcatttgttgttttaattattatgtgatgggagaaatttctctTCTGGGCtagtctatttggggttctgtaggcttcttgcatgtttatggtcatctctttctttacgaTAGGGAAGTTCTCTTCTATAACTTTGtcgaaaatatttactggccctttaagttgggaatgtttgctctcttctatacctattatccttatgtttggtcttctcattgtgtcctggatttcctggatgttttggtttaggagccttttgcattttgcattttctatgacttttgtgtcaatgttttctataatatTATCTGCCCCTGAtagtttctcttctatctcttgtattctgttggtgaagttTGCATGTATGagtcctgatctctttcctaggttttctaactccagggtggTCTTCCTtcgtgatttctttgttgtttctatttccatttttcgatcttggatgattttgttcatttcctttgcctgcttgattgtgttttcctgtaattctttaggggatttttgtggttttttttttctttgagggcTTCcaactgtttacctgtgttctcttgtatttctttaagggtgttatGTATGTCTTTCTTAGAGTCCTctatctattaaaaagaatgaatttatgaaattcctagccaaatggatggacctggagggcatcatcctgagggaagtaacacaatcacaaaggaactcacacaatatgtattcactgataagtggattttagcccaaaactaagaatacccaagatataagatacaatttgctaaactcatgaaactcaagaagaatgaagaccaaagtgtggacactgtgcaccttcttagaattgggaacaaaacacccatggaaggagttacagagacaaagtttggagctgtgaccaaaggatggaccatctagagactgccatattcgggaatccatcccataatcagcttccaaacgctgacaccattgcatacactagcaaggttttgctgaaaggacccagatatagctgtctcttgtaagactatgccggggcctagcaaacacagaagtggatgctcacagtcagctattggatggatcacagggctcccaatggagaagctagagaaagtacccaaagagcaaagggatctgcaaccctataggtagaacaacatgatgtactaaccagaaccccggagctcttgtctctagctgcatatctatcaaaagatggcctagtaggccatcactggaaagagaggcccattggacatgcaaaatttatatgccctagtgcaggggaatgccagggccaagaaaaatgggaatgggtgggtagggaagtgggggaaagggtatggggaacttttgggatagcattggaaatgtaattgaggaaaatacgtaataaaaaatattaaaaataaattaattaattaaaaagtccTCTATCAGTTTTATGAAAAGTGATACTAGatccaaatctttctttttcagtgtgatggtgtattcaggacttgcaaTGGTGGGAAAATTAGGTTCTGATGAGGACAAGTAACCTTAGTGTCTATTGcctatgttcttatgcttgcctcataccatctggttatctctagtggtatctgcccttgctatatctgactgtaTCCTGTCCTtactgtgatcctggttgtgtcagaacccCTCAGTGTCCATCTGTTTCTGTGATCCactgattctgggatcctgataTCCTAAGAACCTAGGTTTGTGAGAgtttctgggagtcaagctgcctctgggaccctgagatcctggtgtgaccaagctcttgGAATCCTAGGTGTGTTAGAGCATctgggagttgagcttcctctgggtggtGTGGAAGTGGCTTTGGAGTTTTCTCCCAAAGTCTGCTCACAGAATCTGCTCAGACCAGAAGCCACTGGTTGTATGtagttcctgcatccctggatcctgctggttcCAGTTACTCTCAGTAGTTTTGGAACAgttgttgtgtcctcctcacctatGATCTTATGATCCTGGTTAGAACACCTGGAAGTGGAGATTCCTCTGGATGCTGTGGGGCTGACTGAGGAGTTAGGGCCCCTTAACAtgtgttttaaatacatatacTCAGTACATAATTTGTTcagattttcctttcttcctattaGTCATATATCCTTTATATAAGTATGTAGAGAACTTTTTAAGAAATATAGTATAACATTGTCATTATAATAGATGAAGCTTTAGTATGAATATACAGACAATAAAAATTACATCCGCAAAAagcgatattttgacttcttcttttctgatttgtatccccttgatctccttttgttgtctaattgctctggctaggacttcaagtacaatgttgaataggtagggagagagtgggcagccttgtctagtccctgattttagattggacttgctaactttatatgccccagtacaggggaatgccagggccaaggggtggaggtgggtgggtgggggtactgggggggagtgtattggggactttttggatagcattggaaatgtaattgaggaaattacctaattaaaaaaattttttaaaaattacatccaTTTCAATGACATAGAAGAAGTATTGCCCTTTGCCAAGTGCAAGAGAGTAATCTGTGCTAATTAAAGATCGAGGGGTTTTTTCCTAGTCCTTTACATAgcacaaaaaaaaactatttcccACAGTTAGTCACCATATAAGTTTCTTTACTCCCATTAACGCTCTAAAACTGGCAAGGCAGGAACAACCAGCAGCCCAGCTTCCTAGATTCATGATGCTCCACTTTTGACATTCATAGCCTTTGTTATTGTACATAGACTGAACAAAAATAACAATGGGAATAGATGGAAATCACTTTCACAACAGCTGTAGTGTCTGTGAGACCCATTCCCCAGGACTTTGTATGAAAATGTCAACTACATATTTCTGAGATATAAACCTATTCAATGTGCTCAACTTGTGGGTCCATAGTTCTCTAGGGGAAGCCTTTAATTGGAGTCTTTAGATAGCAGTGCttattctcaattaaaaaaaaaacaataattacttacaattttttgttgttgttttttgttttttcgagacagagtttcagaaatcctcctgcctcttgcctcacaagtgctggaattaaattagtgagccaccactgcctggctctgcaaAATTTTTTTATATCAGGATATTAAGATTTAGCACTATTTTATGTGAAAGCCCTTTATCTAATAAATCTTCAAATTGTTGATTAAATGTTTCACCACAAAATCTGGAAAAATAGGCATTAGTACAATTACATTTTTTTACTTGAATAGACTGCCTTGAGTACTGAAAAGTAGATGAACTTTCttcatacagaaatatatatagcTTTCTATAGGCATGTATAGTTTCTTCATGTTGTCTGTTAAATGTAAGAGTCATATAAAGTTGGAAAAATAAACACCTCCTGAAGTTTTattggaattttttaaattataggtttttattaataagaatattttcaatCTGTGCTTTATTAACTGgttaaagcaaataaaacacacCTGCCTTAGTAATACACTACAGAAAATTAATATCTTGAGCTTTGGGAGAATGCATTTCTATATGATTTGTGAGTGACTCCAAATTATTCTGGTGATAAGAGTTAAAGTTTGCTGTGCATTTCATATTTagtctttctgcttttccagtACTGTGTGCATGTCTAGCACCAATGCTGTGATCAAGCTCTGTAGCACAAGTTGGGATATATCAGACATTTCTAGAACTGCAGAAATGTCTGAAGAATATTCTACAGCCCTAAAGTCTATAGCTGCTTTTTAAAGCAATATTCCTATGCCATGTTACATTGTTATAAGGTATACATTTGTCATTTCTTCTGTGTTATAGAATGAAGATATAAAGCACACAATTCCCTAACTCATAAACAGCATGTATGAAAACATTAGCTTATTTGTCCAAAAATGGAGGATTTTGTAAAGTCCACGTGAGTTTAGTGAAAACCTTTCAAGCATCATGTCTAAGGAAGAGCTCTGCTGGCGCTAAGATTAATTGGTTCACACTGGcaaagccaaaaggaaaacacaatccTTCTATTTAGATTAGAAGTAACCTTGAAGTCTTTCAACACTTGAATGGATAATTAAAATAAGGTAgttatacacaatggaattctatttgGCTGCAAAAAAAATGGGATTATGAAAATTTGCAGGAAAAAGTAATGAAAGTGGAAAATACTATGAGTGAAGCAATACAGACCAAAAAATATGAATGCTACAAATTCTCTCTTTCTGGATCTTAGCTTGGAGGCTTTAGATTTGAATATATAACCTGATTAATGCAGAATCCAGGAAAGTAGAAAGAGACcataggaaagaggaagagaagaaaaatagtagGGGAATACTAAAACACGGGttttatgaaagaaagaatacaaaatacTAGGGTGGCAATAGTAACTATGGAGAGAAGATGTAGGTTCataaagagatgggagagaaaggaaagattagTAACCCTTGGGATATTTGAAAAAGCCATGGAGAAAGTTTCAATGGAGTGTAATTCCATTTAAGTGGATATCTTGAATGGTTCTATAGAGTATCTAACAGGCATGGGAAATCTCCCTTTGCAGTggaaagaggagatggagaggagaaagtTAAGGGCAGAAATGTGGTAAATATATTACtcaagtatgaaattctcaaaaaaataaaattaaagttaaaaagacAGCCAGTGGGCTCTTACGCATTAACCATGCATGAGACCACAAAAggacatacatatatagtatttttctggtatgtttattttccagttttcagAGAACTATCCTAGACAACTTGTCTAATTTATGTTATGATTCTCcaattttttttacaataaatcACAGTATAACTAACTCACTGAATGCTCTTTTAGCTCTTGTGTCTATACTGTCTATAACAGGGcttgaattttcaaagaattctCATTGATAAGCCCCTCAATTTGCCATATGAAAGAGCCTCAACCACAAGTTAAGACAAGATTATACAGGTGGATGATTAAGTTTTTCTCTTAGAAGTAATATTATATGAGTATTTTTGTTAAAAGAATTTtgacataattatataatatttgtaaattttaaaagaactatcTTTATGTGTGGATGAGtgctttgtatacacacacacacatgtggctctgtgtgtgtgtgtgtgtgtgtgtgtgagtgtgtatgtgtatgtgtgtgtgtgtgtgtgtgtgtgtgtgtagatagatagataaatagatagatagatagatagatagatagatagatagatagatagatagatagatagatagatgcagtACCAAGTGAGAGATCTGGTGCTGATGTGAGTCTGAAGATGGCATGTGATCTCTCAGAAACAGGAGTTCTAAGATATGAGCTGTcaagtggatgctgagaactgacagttggatcttctgcaagagcaacaatgTTTTTAACAACTGAGGCCATTTGTATGATTTTAGGAatagaaaaagacattttaatgacatagattttaaaatggggattcagattaaaatatattacagcatgcataagaaaaaagaaaacgtatttctatatataaattatgtattctGGACAACTGTAAAACATCAACAGTACACTTTAGAGAGGAgatttttgaaaaaacaaaagtaagaaaacaaattacaatGTGTGCAAAAAATTCAATATTTCTGAAATTTCCTATAACTACaaatttggttttttgtttttcttaactggTGTTTTTTGtatgtctgcttgtttgtttttgatttttaaagtcatagtttcactgtgtagctcttgctggcctggaatcACTCTGTAAATGAACCTGATTTCAGAGATCCATACTCTCTCCCTATTGAGTGTCAAGATTAAAAATATGCCTACCACAAATAACTTTAACAAGAGAATGAATTTAGTTACTTGTAATGAGAAAATATGGCTTTTCATTTTAAGGAGAGATGGGCATGGTGACTTTTTTccaataatgtatatattaaacagggttaaattattaaaaaatcatcaaataTCTATGGTTTTATAAGATGCCATATAGCTACATTTCTATAGGGAGCTTTCAGTTTTGTTAGAACCACTGATGTGGCTTAGCTGTTTCTAAGTAGTAGAATAAAACATACCTATTATCTGTTCAACAACTTAAAGTTAATCAGTTGATATGATTATTTTTCACAAATTAATTTGCTGGAAGAATATAATTGGGTATTTTTAAAGGATGAATTAGATGTCTACAAAAAAACACTCATATAAACTAAAATATACAATTGTGACAATATATTATCAATTAATTTACATCTAATTTGGATACGCAATAATTATAGCTGAGAATTCATGGGCACAGTTTCTCAGTTTTACAATTTGGGTACCAAGTCTCTGATTATCTCTTAAATTTCACTTGCCAACTCTTACTAAAATTAGTAGATAAAATAATATCATTGCCAGGCAACTTTATGGGATGCATTGGACTGCACTAAATTTATAAGTTATTGAATATGTATTCAGAATCCTGGATAAAAATAGCATTCTGGGATCTAAATAAAAGACAGGTCAAATTTTGTTGCTGAACAACAAATTATGGTTACACAACTTTCATTTTTACAATTCAATTCCTTTATACACCTGTTATTCAATAGTACATGTATTCTTAGGAATGCATTCGACCATGAAACAGAATTCTGTTTTTAATCCAATAACCAATGTTGTTTCATGAACTAAAAGGTCAAAAACTTTGTTTGCTTCTAGGTCCTGAGGGGTAAACTATTCACTCCTGTACATGGCTAACTATATTTGTTAGCAATGATCAGAGTCATATTTCAGCACCTGAGTCTCAGGACAGcataggaaaatggaaaatttacatttttaaatttggaaaagccaaagaaaatagtTAATTTGAAAAGCTAAGGTGTTCATGAACTGTGCTACCAGAACTTCACTGAACCCATATGATAAGAATCACTAGGGTATCAGACATAAAATTCAAAGCTGGACATACCCAGAAGAGGATACTGGCCCCCCAGTAAAATGTCACTTCTTAGgacctatttttttctattaatgttttcgtcttatttttataaaattgtgaGGGAGACACATCTAAAAAGTTATACAATGATCAGGTATTCTTCATTACTCTTCTAAAAGCACTTATAACCTCTTTGTTTCTCAGACTGTAAACAAATGGATTGAGCAGAGGAATTATGactgtataaaataaagaaagcattttctctttgtctcccaCAGGCCCAGACCCAGGACAAacataaatgagaaaaagagTTCCAtagaacaaagagacagagagtagaTGGGCACTGCATGTGGAGAAGGCTTTGCTTCTGCCCTTATCAGACTTCTTTCTCAGGATGGCAAAGAGGACACGGATATATGAAACCAAGACAGTTACAAAGGTGAAGACTTGTATAGAAGTTGCAAGGATTAAAAGCACAAACACGTTAATTGTTGGATCAATGCAAGAAATGTTGAAAAGTTGTAAAATTTCACAATAGTAATATTGTATAATGTTGGATCTGCAGAAAGTCAGTCTAAGTAACAAACCCACATGAATTGCCAAGTGCAGAACACCAAGTAAGTATGTCACGGCTATAAAATGAGTACAGAGTCTATTAGACATCAACACTGGATAAAGCAAGGGGTTACAGATGGCCagatagcggtcataggccatcacagATAGGAGAAAGCATTCCGTGGTTGCACTGgaacccataaaataaaattgagcaAAGCACTCAACTAGGGTTATCTCATGATTTGTAGATAAAAAGTTGAGAAGCATTTTGGGTGTTACAGAGGATGTAGTGCATGAGTCAGCAAATGCCAGGCTGCTGAGGAATAAGTACATAGGGGTGTGGAGGTGAGAGTCCTTCCAGATGAGAGCAATCAGTCCGAGATTTCCCACCATGGTGATGAGGTAGATGACAAGGAACAGTGGGAACAGGGCAGCCTTTAGCGTGGGATGGTCGGTGAGTCCCATGAGGATAAACTCAGTGACCAGAGTGTGGTTTCCTTCTGCCATGGCTGAGCTCCACAAtcactaaaatgaaagaaatcaggaaagacagaattctataaaaattataaaattgttgtTATCACTGTCACTATCCCAAATGGATGTTTCTAATGCCTGACTCAAAAATTTTGATATTTATCTACTATGCATTGAAACTTTAATCAATAAACAATTAAACTGTAATACACCTGAAGTAATATGTACACTTGGTGGAAATTCTTTTAAATCTTACAAATGCAATACACGTTTGCAGCATTTAGAACTGAATAACTTGTTAAAACTCAAGTGAATAAAACAGATTGCTATATCAACAGTATAAACAGTAAGATTAGTTGAGTGTGTCTTAACTGATATTGAACTgaggtttaaatattttataaccaagatacaaagatattttataataaagaagTGGGCTAGGCATTGGAACAGATCTCAGATTGTAAataaagggaattttaaaaaccaatacATGTTTTTATACTGTAGGAAATGCTAAATGGTGTGGTAGGTTACATTGTCACTGTCAACTATTCATTTGGAAATACGTAAGAATAGATTCTTACTATAAACACTGCATATACctagatgaaaattaaaaaacataaacacacacacacccttactcATGTATGTGAGTAGCATAAATTAAAATTAGTCAAAGTGCTCGCTGATGACTAAGGTGAGGAAACTGATGCTTTCCTGAATTACTTGCAGAATACTAATTGCAGCTGCCTTTGAGAAAGCAACTTTACACAATCCACGTTATttgaattacatatatatttattagccAACCTACTGTTCTTTTAGTTATACTCTGGAAATATAAACAACACTGGacagaaaaatatacacaaagaataaagaattgatttctggctaagataaaaaaaatagaaacaggtgAACATGTCAtggtgcattaaaaaaaaattagtcacaAAAGAATTATTATCAATTGAATTGAAAATTATCACAATGTATACTATTTCAGAAGACcaaaatatatggaaataaaaataactctgaTCACATTGTGGCCAAAtaaactataattttaaataatctctTAATTAAAAGATGGATATAatacaataaattaataattctGATTTTTATGCTATGTAGTGGAGCCTTGACTGAGGGAAATagttaaaaaaagagaaggatAAGTCAACTAAAATTTCATAAGCACTAACTCATATAAATGATAATTGTACACAGCACtgtatctatgtgtgcatgttcactcattatgaatattttaaggGGTAGGTGGAAAATTGCCTAGAACATATTAATAAGACTTGAGAACAGCAAAGTCGTGGTgctatattttttatataaattattctacttatttacatttcaaatcttgcCTTCCTTCCCGGACCAACCTTCACTTGCTTACCCCACCGCTCCCCTCCACTTTGCctttctaagagggtgctccctaacccacccaaccactcccacctcacccctctagcatcccccttctctggggcatcaaacctccacgaGACCAAACATATCCACTCCCGCtaaggacagacaaggcagtcctctgctacatatacaataggagattttttttaatgtaaaaattagaAGTATAATTTGAGTTGTTGTgcattaaattaaataaagtacAGAAATAATATACAGGGAAATTGTCATAATCCTTTAGATTTTATAGGTAAGAAAATTTTCAGCATTGGTAATACATACATTTGTATTAAACTTACCTATAATTATATACATAGGGATCATAAAGAAAGATTTTAGATATCtcttaattttaataatgttATTAATATTTCCCCCTGCGTGCGTCTGcttgaaatatataatttatattttttagattGTATGAATAAGCAGATATTTCTGACATTTTGAAATTTCTGAAAGAAGTTcaaatttttatatgaaaatttttaaataaaatgaataaataaaaacaaaagaattgttatattttcaaatatcaagATATTTATGTGTGCTAAAAGGTTCAgaaattttctttcatgtaattttaaaataaatagaagtttATTTCTCAGAATTGAATATCCGCTTAAGGAAAGATTTTGACCTGTTATTCTatttaactaactaactaaataaataaataaataacaaaactttTGAGAATTATTACTTGTAAGTACAGAGTTGTAAATATTGCATGAGACAGACTATATGATACAAATTTCAATCCCTAAGATATTTATCCAGATATAACTATTCCAAGTGACTTAATATATTGCAATGTATAATTGACCTTAGAATTAATAACCTTTAACTTATAGtcaaataatacaataataattgTGTAACTTAATAGTTGCATAAGACACTAGGAGACAAGAGGGATCTGTGGAGCTTGCTTTCTGCATCTTCAGTTCCATTCTCATGATTCTACGAATTTGAAGAAATTTTATGCCTCT containing:
- the LOC110287646 gene encoding olfactory receptor 5AC1-like, translating into MAEGNHTLVTEFILMGLTDHPTLKAALFPLFLVIYLITMVGNLGLIALIWKDSHLHTPMYLFLSSLAFADSCTTSSVTPKMLLNFLSTNHEITLVECFAQFYFMGSSATTECFLLSVMAYDRYLAICNPLLYPVLMSNRLCTHFIAVTYLLGVLHLAIHVGLLLRLTFCRSNIIQYYYCEILQLFNISCIDPTINVFVLLILATSIQVFTFVTVLVSYIRVLFAILRKKSDKGRSKAFSTCSAHLLSVSLFYGTLFLIYVCPGSGPVGDKEKMLSLFYTVIIPLLNPFVYSLRNKEVISAFRRVMKNT